One stretch of Streptomyces agglomeratus DNA includes these proteins:
- a CDS encoding cytochrome c biogenesis CcdA family protein, producing MSLLAAAVADHNPTVLSGALILALPIALAAGLVSFFSPCVLPLVPGYLSYVTGISGTDLADAKRGRMVAGASLFVLGFTAVFTSTGALFGYFGSTLQEHQETLSMVLGGLMILMGAFFMGLMPWITQREFRFHKRPAAGLAGAPVLGALFGIGWAPCTGPTLGAVQTLALNDGSAGRGAVLTVAYCLGLGVPFVVAAMAFRRALGAFAWVKKRYVWVMRIGGMMMIATGILLVTGIWNGIIQDMQGWTQGFTVGI from the coding sequence GTGAGTCTTCTCGCCGCCGCGGTCGCCGACCACAACCCGACGGTTCTGAGCGGTGCCCTGATACTCGCTCTGCCGATCGCCCTCGCCGCAGGTCTCGTCTCGTTCTTCTCGCCCTGCGTGCTCCCGCTCGTACCCGGCTACCTGTCGTACGTCACCGGAATCAGCGGCACCGACCTCGCGGACGCCAAGCGTGGCCGCATGGTCGCGGGCGCGTCACTCTTCGTGCTGGGTTTCACGGCCGTCTTCACGTCGACCGGGGCGCTCTTCGGTTACTTCGGTTCGACGCTCCAGGAGCACCAGGAGACGCTCTCCATGGTGCTCGGCGGGCTGATGATCCTCATGGGCGCCTTCTTCATGGGGCTGATGCCCTGGATCACGCAGCGCGAGTTCCGCTTCCACAAGCGGCCGGCGGCCGGACTGGCGGGAGCGCCCGTACTCGGCGCTCTCTTCGGCATCGGCTGGGCGCCCTGCACCGGTCCGACGCTCGGCGCCGTCCAGACGCTCGCCCTCAATGACGGGAGCGCGGGGCGCGGGGCCGTACTGACCGTCGCGTACTGCCTCGGCCTGGGTGTGCCCTTCGTGGTCGCCGCCATGGCGTTCCGGCGGGCGCTCGGCGCGTTCGCCTGGGTCAAGAAGCGCTACGTCTGGGTGATGCGCATCGGCGGAATGATGATGATCGCGACCGGCATCCTGCTCGTGACAGGCATCTGGAACGGCATCATTCAGGACATGCAGGGCTGGACCCAAGGCTTCACGGTGGGGATCTGA
- a CDS encoding SRPBCC domain-containing protein, translated as MADVIGPGTCEHHAHTDVLRFTLHLAHPVHRVWPAVATPAGLRGWLAAAEPLEPRLGGAVTLRWLNSDDSGESTADGTTGGEGTVAEGTVTAWDVEHVAEYTVTVHDRIRFHLAPDGQTNGTVLRFTNEVAVSGEAERLSRLAGWHQHLEYLVEFLDGRQDWSAWTLDRYRELYAAYESPGGRQS; from the coding sequence ATGGCGGATGTGATCGGTCCCGGCACCTGCGAGCACCACGCACACACGGACGTGCTCCGGTTCACGCTGCACCTGGCGCACCCGGTGCACCGCGTCTGGCCCGCCGTCGCCACCCCCGCAGGTCTGCGCGGGTGGCTCGCGGCCGCCGAGCCGCTGGAGCCGCGGCTGGGCGGGGCCGTCACCCTGCGGTGGCTCAACAGCGACGACAGCGGCGAGAGCACGGCCGACGGGACCACGGGCGGCGAGGGCACGGTCGCCGAGGGCACGGTCACCGCCTGGGACGTCGAGCACGTCGCCGAGTACACCGTCACCGTCCACGACCGGATCCGCTTCCACCTGGCGCCGGACGGGCAGACGAACGGCACGGTGCTGCGCTTCACCAACGAGGTGGCCGTGTCCGGCGAGGCCGAGCGGCTGAGCCGCCTCGCGGGCTGGCACCAGCACCTGGAGTACCTCGTCGAGTTCCTCGACGGCCGCCAGGACTGGTCGGCCTGGACCCTGGACCGCTACCGGGAGCTGTACGCCGCCTACGAGTCACCCGGCGGCAGACAGTCCTGA
- a CDS encoding FG-GAP-like repeat-containing protein has product MRVRTLAVVTAAVLAVAGLGVPAAAAPSGLPDDFNGDGYRDLAIGTPKASGGTVTVVFGSASGVSPARSVSITQNTPGIPGTSESEDKFGDNVTSGDVDGDGYADLIIGAPGERITDRPTGSVTIVRGGAKPFATGAQMLTAPTAEAHAFGEGTSFTDLDGDGDANLVVVGSNSFWWYEDGNVTQDGALAPKVNLLPANVRLYGVVGGNFSSTGSSDYVLHGQRIDTNSTTSYVGLLRGGSGDLGSAYSVLAEGATAGSTAWEPAVSRGDINGDGFDDLVTGNTAVGLGGSFTVRYGRAAGLPAAGTTYTQNSPGVPGANEEFDSFGAAVAVGDATGDGYADLAVGASYEDVNDRRNVGNVVLLKGSASGLSTSGAQSFHQATTGVPGAAEAGDHFGSSLRLRDINGNGRADLAVGAFGEDVLPNGYDDGAAWVLRGTASGLTATDAASFNATDFGYPVVEGRKFADVFAR; this is encoded by the coding sequence TTGCGCGTACGTACCCTGGCCGTCGTCACAGCCGCCGTCCTCGCAGTCGCCGGGCTGGGCGTGCCCGCCGCCGCGGCTCCGTCCGGTCTGCCGGACGACTTCAACGGGGACGGCTACCGAGACCTCGCGATAGGCACGCCGAAGGCGAGCGGCGGCACGGTCACCGTCGTCTTCGGCTCGGCCTCGGGCGTCAGCCCCGCCCGCTCGGTGAGCATCACCCAGAACACGCCGGGCATCCCCGGGACCTCGGAGTCCGAGGACAAGTTCGGTGACAACGTCACCAGCGGCGACGTCGACGGCGACGGCTACGCCGACCTGATCATCGGCGCACCCGGGGAGCGGATCACGGACAGGCCGACCGGCTCCGTGACCATCGTCCGGGGCGGGGCCAAGCCGTTCGCCACCGGCGCTCAGATGCTCACCGCGCCCACCGCCGAGGCCCACGCGTTCGGGGAGGGCACCTCCTTCACCGACCTCGACGGCGACGGCGACGCCAACCTCGTGGTCGTCGGCAGCAACTCCTTCTGGTGGTACGAGGACGGGAACGTCACCCAGGACGGCGCGCTCGCGCCGAAGGTGAACCTCCTCCCCGCCAACGTGCGCCTCTACGGGGTCGTCGGCGGCAACTTCTCCAGCACCGGCAGCAGCGACTACGTCCTGCACGGCCAGCGCATCGACACGAACAGCACCACCAGCTATGTGGGCCTGCTGCGCGGCGGTTCCGGCGACCTCGGCTCCGCCTACTCGGTTCTCGCCGAAGGCGCCACCGCGGGCAGCACCGCCTGGGAGCCAGCCGTCTCGCGGGGCGACATCAACGGCGACGGATTCGACGACCTGGTCACCGGCAACACCGCTGTCGGGCTGGGCGGTTCGTTCACCGTGCGGTACGGCAGGGCAGCGGGCCTGCCCGCCGCCGGCACCACCTACACCCAGAACAGTCCCGGCGTGCCCGGCGCCAACGAGGAGTTCGACTCCTTCGGCGCCGCCGTCGCGGTGGGCGACGCGACCGGCGACGGCTACGCGGACCTCGCGGTCGGCGCCTCGTACGAGGACGTGAACGACCGCCGCAACGTCGGCAACGTGGTGCTCCTGAAGGGCAGCGCGAGCGGTCTTTCCACGAGCGGCGCCCAGTCCTTCCACCAGGCCACGACCGGCGTGCCCGGCGCCGCCGAGGCGGGCGACCACTTCGGGTCCTCGCTGCGCCTGCGCGACATCAACGGCAACGGCCGCGCCGATCTGGCGGTCGGCGCGTTCGGGGAGGACGTCCTGCCCAACGGTTACGACGACGGGGCGGCATGGGTGCTGCGCGGTACGGCCTCGGGCCTGACCGCGACGGACGCGGCCTCCTTCAACGCGACGGACTTCGGCTACCCGGTCGTCGAGGGACGCAAGTTCGCCGACGTCTTCGCCCGCTGA
- the ccsB gene encoding c-type cytochrome biogenesis protein CcsB yields the protein MNLAAATNENLANISNVLIYSSMAVYTLAFLAFIAEWVFGSRSKVGRTAAALTARDTSAAAPAVTVRSGGSTTVLDKPKVVTRSAAGTRDVPDGPGASGGTEKGDLYGRIAISLTSLAFLVEAGGVVARALSVQRAPWGNMYEFSITFSTVVVGVFLAILAAGKNVRWAGLPLVTTVLLDLGIATKWLYTDSDQLVPALDSYWLWIHVSTAIFCGAVFYLGAVGTLLYLFRDAYEAKLARGGEPGAFAASVLERLPSAASLDKFAYRVNAAVFPLWTFTIIAGAIWAGDAWGRYWGWDPKEVWSFITWVAYACYLHARATAGWKGRKAAYLALFAFGCWLWNYYGVNIFLSGKHSYAGV from the coding sequence GTGAATCTCGCGGCCGCAACCAACGAGAACCTCGCCAACATCAGCAATGTGCTGATCTATTCGTCGATGGCCGTCTACACACTGGCCTTCCTCGCGTTCATCGCCGAATGGGTCTTCGGCAGCCGCAGCAAGGTCGGCCGCACGGCCGCCGCGCTGACCGCGCGGGACACGTCCGCCGCGGCTCCCGCGGTCACGGTCCGCTCCGGCGGCTCCACGACGGTCCTCGACAAGCCGAAGGTCGTCACCCGCTCCGCGGCCGGGACGCGTGACGTGCCGGACGGCCCCGGCGCGTCGGGCGGCACCGAGAAGGGCGACCTGTACGGACGCATCGCCATCTCCCTCACCTCGCTCGCCTTCCTCGTCGAGGCCGGTGGCGTGGTCGCCCGCGCACTGTCGGTGCAGCGTGCGCCGTGGGGCAACATGTACGAGTTCTCGATCACCTTCTCCACGGTGGTCGTCGGCGTGTTCCTCGCGATCCTGGCCGCGGGGAAGAACGTCCGCTGGGCCGGTCTGCCGCTGGTCACCACCGTCCTGCTGGACCTCGGCATCGCCACCAAGTGGCTCTACACCGACAGCGACCAGCTCGTCCCGGCCCTCGACTCGTACTGGCTGTGGATCCACGTCTCCACCGCGATCTTCTGCGGCGCGGTGTTCTACCTCGGCGCGGTCGGCACCCTGCTCTACCTCTTCCGCGACGCGTACGAGGCGAAGCTCGCGCGCGGCGGCGAGCCGGGCGCCTTCGCGGCCTCGGTCCTGGAGCGCCTCCCGTCGGCCGCCTCGCTCGACAAGTTCGCGTACCGCGTGAACGCCGCCGTCTTCCCGCTGTGGACGTTCACGATCATCGCGGGAGCGATCTGGGCGGGCGACGCCTGGGGCCGGTACTGGGGCTGGGACCCCAAGGAGGTCTGGTCCTTCATCACGTGGGTCGCGTACGCCTGCTACCTGCACGCCCGCGCGACGGCCGGCTGGAAGGGCCGCAAGGCCGCGTACCTGGCGCTCTTCGCGTTCGGCTGCTGGCTGTGGAACTACTACGGCGTGAACATCTTCCTGTCCGGCAAGCACTCGTACGCCGGAGTCTGA
- a CDS encoding TlpA family protein disulfide reductase yields the protein MSLSRAPRRRSNRTRRAMSAGAVAIAGALALSACGGDGGTSSGSGGANFVTGDSGISTVARAERQPAPKLDGKTLEGKKLDVRDLKGKVVVMNVWGSWCTPCRAEAPHFAKVAKETKDKGVEFVGINTRDNSRGPALEFEEEWGVDYPSLYDPIGKLLLRFPKGSLNPTLVPSTIVIDREGKLAARYVGGVNDKKLRQMIDPLITEK from the coding sequence ATGAGCCTCAGCCGTGCCCCCCGCCGCCGCTCGAACCGCACCCGCCGCGCCATGTCGGCGGGCGCCGTCGCGATCGCGGGCGCACTCGCGCTCTCGGCGTGCGGGGGCGACGGCGGTACGTCGTCGGGCTCGGGCGGTGCCAACTTCGTGACCGGTGACAGTGGCATCTCCACGGTCGCCAGGGCGGAACGCCAACCGGCTCCCAAGCTCGACGGCAAGACCCTCGAAGGCAAGAAGCTCGACGTCCGGGACCTCAAGGGCAAGGTCGTCGTCATGAACGTCTGGGGATCGTGGTGCACGCCCTGCCGGGCGGAGGCGCCGCATTTCGCGAAGGTCGCCAAGGAGACCAAGGACAAGGGAGTGGAGTTCGTCGGGATCAACACCCGTGACAACTCCAGGGGTCCCGCGCTCGAGTTCGAAGAGGAGTGGGGCGTCGACTATCCCAGCCTCTACGATCCGATCGGCAAGCTGCTTCTCCGTTTTCCCAAGGGCAGCCTGAATCCGACGCTCGTTCCGTCGACGATCGTGATCGACCGTGAAGGCAAGCTCGCGGCGCGCTATGTGGGCGGCGTCAACGACAAGAAGCTGCGCCAGATGATCGACCCGTTGATCACGGAGAAGTGA
- a CDS encoding ABC transporter substrate-binding protein → MTDWWRRVFWFTPLRKGLTVLLAVAVVAGLTYGGYRAANPDLSCADGVARPEEGAECVGVSGDGYAFEVAALKDVARAIDRENDSLKAGEYATVAVMLPITSTDSGMSTKVLHELQGAFVQQYAANHDSNEQVPKIRLVLANTGKGNQHWRTTVGRLKEMVDGPDHLRAVSGVATSSAETKAAVKELTGAGIPVIGTTITADDIANGPGADPYPGLARVSPTNRDEARAIAHFGEVEARKAVLVQDTRPGDHYTATLKKAFADLLDDAPYEPQLFTSPPDPTEEGTTANTFRQIALLLCGTRDADTVFFAGRHTQLRQFVNALGKRACQHRKFTVLTGDEGSYLGADERLDKSALGRKVGVRYASLAHPDAWKEPGAPRTGGSPAAYKVFTDLLDKAADPDIGPIGRTSLRDGQAIIAYDAMATAVRGIREATVEKLPEIGDVVTQWPQMKGPLKVEGASGWICLDNHGNPYNKAVPIVELARDGSQRFVQIAWPEGKAPAQDCLPPGDS, encoded by the coding sequence ATGACGGACTGGTGGAGACGGGTCTTCTGGTTCACGCCCCTGCGCAAAGGACTCACCGTGCTGCTGGCGGTCGCGGTGGTCGCCGGTCTCACGTACGGGGGCTACCGCGCAGCCAATCCGGACCTGTCCTGCGCGGACGGCGTGGCCCGCCCCGAGGAGGGCGCGGAGTGCGTGGGGGTCTCCGGGGACGGCTACGCCTTCGAGGTCGCGGCACTGAAGGACGTCGCCCGTGCCATCGACCGGGAGAACGACAGTCTGAAGGCCGGCGAGTACGCGACCGTGGCGGTGATGCTGCCGATCACCTCGACCGACAGCGGGATGAGCACCAAGGTCCTCCACGAGCTCCAGGGTGCGTTCGTGCAGCAGTACGCGGCCAATCACGACTCCAACGAGCAGGTGCCCAAGATCCGGCTCGTGCTCGCCAACACCGGCAAGGGCAACCAGCACTGGCGCACGACCGTGGGGCGGCTCAAGGAGATGGTGGACGGGCCCGACCACCTGCGGGCCGTCTCCGGGGTCGCCACCAGCAGCGCCGAGACCAAGGCCGCCGTCAAGGAGCTGACCGGCGCCGGCATACCCGTGATCGGGACCACGATCACCGCCGACGACATCGCCAACGGGCCCGGCGCGGACCCGTACCCCGGTCTCGCCCGCGTCTCGCCGACCAACCGCGACGAGGCCCGGGCCATCGCCCACTTCGGCGAGGTCGAGGCCAGGAAGGCCGTACTGGTCCAGGACACGCGACCCGGCGACCACTACACGGCCACCCTCAAGAAGGCTTTCGCCGACCTGCTCGACGACGCCCCGTACGAGCCGCAGCTGTTCACCTCCCCGCCCGACCCCACGGAGGAAGGCACCACCGCCAACACCTTCCGCCAGATCGCCCTGCTGCTGTGCGGCACCCGCGACGCGGACACGGTGTTCTTCGCCGGACGCCACACCCAGCTCCGGCAGTTCGTGAACGCGCTGGGCAAACGGGCTTGCCAGCACCGGAAGTTCACCGTACTGACCGGCGACGAGGGCTCCTACCTCGGCGCGGACGAACGGCTCGACAAGAGCGCGTTGGGCCGCAAGGTCGGCGTGCGGTACGCCTCGCTCGCCCACCCCGACGCGTGGAAGGAGCCCGGTGCCCCCAGGACGGGCGGCTCCCCGGCGGCGTACAAGGTGTTCACGGATCTGCTGGACAAGGCCGCCGACCCGGACATCGGGCCCATCGGCAGGACGTCGCTGCGGGACGGGCAGGCGATCATCGCGTACGACGCCATGGCCACGGCCGTGCGGGGCATCCGGGAGGCGACCGTCGAGAAGCTGCCGGAGATCGGCGACGTCGTCACGCAGTGGCCGCAGATGAAGGGGCCGCTGAAGGTGGAGGGCGCGAGCGGCTGGATCTGTCTGGACAACCACGGCAACCCGTACAACAAGGCGGTGCCGATCGTGGAGCTCGCGCGGGACGGCAGCCAGCGGTTCGTACAGATCGCGTGGCCCGAGGGGAAGGCCCCGGCTCAGGACTGTCTGCCGCCGGGTGACTCGTAG
- the resB gene encoding cytochrome c biogenesis protein ResB has translation MSKTETTDEAAAADAAAETDEQELGAAGAQLSTAPQERAVPGSFGGVMRPGAAGRITWVWRETTGWSRWFWRQLTSMRVALILLFLLSLGAIPGSLVPQTGVDETKVEEFRAAHETLAPIYDDLGLFDVYSSVWFSAIYILLFVSLIGCIVPRTWQFVGQLRSRPPGAPGRLTRLPAYTTWRTETDPEQVREAALAMLKQRRFRSHTAGDAVAAEKGYLREAGNLMFHIALIVMLVSFATGQLFKSEGGKLVVEGGGFANTLTQYDDFKSGSLFDRDHDLAPFSFKLDKFVGTYERSGPQRGTPRTYEAHVTYAKGADGAEKKTVIEVNRPLEVDGSKVYLIGHGYAPVVTVRDGRGKVVFKDAVPLLPMDSNVTSSGAIKVMDGYRDKNGKKDQLGFQAFFVPTFAGAGKGTMLSQYPGLDFPVLALNAYHGSLGVNAGLPQNVYQLDKRKLKEFKDDKGALLKQRLLPGETMKLPDGAGSITFEKGVQEWATFQISQQPGNVPALLGAIAAIAGLAGSLFIQRRRIWVRAVRGEDGVTVVEMAGLGRSESSKLPEELADLAATLNSQAPTAPDPAEPVEGVRA, from the coding sequence ATGAGCAAGACGGAGACGACCGACGAGGCGGCCGCGGCGGACGCGGCCGCCGAGACTGACGAGCAGGAGCTCGGCGCAGCCGGCGCCCAGCTCTCCACCGCCCCCCAGGAGCGGGCGGTCCCCGGCTCCTTCGGCGGCGTGATGCGGCCCGGCGCGGCCGGGCGGATCACCTGGGTCTGGCGCGAGACGACGGGCTGGTCGCGCTGGTTCTGGCGGCAGCTCACGTCGATGCGGGTCGCGCTGATCCTCCTCTTCCTGTTGTCCCTGGGCGCGATCCCCGGGTCTCTCGTCCCGCAGACCGGCGTCGACGAGACGAAGGTCGAGGAGTTCAGGGCGGCGCACGAGACGCTCGCGCCGATCTACGACGACCTCGGGCTCTTCGACGTCTACAGCTCGGTGTGGTTCTCCGCGATCTACATCTTGCTGTTCGTCTCGCTCATCGGCTGCATCGTGCCCCGCACGTGGCAGTTCGTCGGCCAGCTCCGCAGCCGCCCGCCGGGCGCGCCCGGCCGCCTGACACGGCTCCCGGCGTACACGACCTGGCGTACGGAGACGGACCCCGAGCAGGTCCGCGAGGCCGCGCTGGCGATGCTGAAGCAGCGCCGCTTCCGGTCGCACACCGCGGGGGACGCGGTCGCCGCCGAGAAGGGCTATCTGCGCGAGGCCGGGAACCTGATGTTCCACATCGCGCTCATCGTGATGCTGGTGTCCTTCGCCACCGGGCAGCTCTTCAAGTCCGAGGGCGGCAAGCTGGTCGTAGAGGGCGGCGGCTTCGCCAACACGCTCACGCAGTACGACGACTTCAAGTCCGGGTCGCTCTTCGACCGGGACCACGACCTGGCGCCCTTCAGCTTCAAGCTCGACAAGTTCGTCGGGACGTACGAGCGCAGCGGGCCGCAGCGCGGCACGCCCCGTACGTACGAGGCTCATGTGACCTACGCCAAGGGGGCGGACGGCGCCGAGAAGAAGACCGTGATCGAGGTCAACCGGCCGCTGGAGGTCGACGGCTCGAAGGTCTACCTCATCGGGCACGGCTACGCACCGGTGGTCACGGTCAGGGACGGCAGGGGCAAGGTGGTCTTCAAGGACGCCGTGCCGCTGCTGCCCATGGACTCCAACGTCACCTCGTCCGGCGCGATCAAGGTCATGGACGGCTACCGCGACAAGAACGGCAAGAAGGACCAGCTGGGATTCCAGGCGTTCTTCGTGCCGACGTTCGCGGGCGCGGGCAAGGGAACGATGCTCTCGCAGTACCCGGGTCTCGACTTCCCCGTCCTGGCGCTCAACGCGTACCACGGCAGCCTGGGCGTGAACGCCGGCCTGCCGCAGAACGTCTACCAGCTCGACAAGCGCAAGCTGAAGGAGTTCAAGGACGACAAGGGCGCCCTGCTCAAGCAGCGGCTTCTGCCCGGCGAGACCATGAAGCTGCCGGACGGCGCGGGCTCCATCACGTTCGAGAAGGGCGTGCAGGAGTGGGCGACTTTCCAGATCTCGCAGCAGCCGGGCAACGTGCCCGCGCTCTTGGGCGCCATCGCCGCGATCGCGGGCCTCGCCGGATCGCTGTTCATCCAGCGCCGCCGGATCTGGGTCCGGGCCGTACGGGGCGAGGACGGCGTCACCGTCGTCGAGATGGCCGGACTCGGCCGCAGCGAATCCTCGAAGCTCCCCGAGGAACTGGCCGACCTGGCCGCAACGCTCAATTCACAGGCGCCGACGGCACCTGATCCCGCTGAACCTGTCGAAGGAGTCCGCGCGTGA